gaatactgaattgcatccgaagaacaccatacttactgtgaagcatgggggtggaaacatcatgctttggggctgttttttctgcaaagggatcaggacgactgatctgtgtaaaggaaagaatgaatggggccatgtatcgagagattttgagtgaaaatctccttccatcagcaagggcgttgaagatgagacgtggctgggtctttcagcacgacaatgatcccaaacacagccaggacaacaaaggagtggcttcaaggtcctggagtggcctagccagtctccagatctcaaacccatagaaaaactgtggagggagttgaaagtccgtgttgcccaacgacagctccaaaacatcactactctagaggagatctgcatggaggaatgggccaaaataccagcaacagtgtgtgaaaagcttgtgaagagttacagaaaacgtttggcctccgttattgccaacaaagggtacataacaaagtattgagatgaacttttggtattgaccaaatacttattttccaccatgatttgccaataaattctttaaaaatcaaacaatgtgattttctgtttttttttttccacattctgtctctcatggttgaggtttacccatgttgacaattacaggcctctctaatattttcaagtgggggaacttgcaccattagtggttgactaaatacttatttgccccactgtatattacattAAGGCAATCCACTCTTTTAAAAGCAATACTGTTGAATAGGTCAGTATCGTTGGTGAGTAGATAGATAGACCTCTTTTGGCGAGAGGATGGAGATGTAGTCCTCGTAGATGACGCGGGCCTTTTCCTCCACGGAGCCCTTGTTGCTCTCCTTGGCGAATTCCTGGCAGGCGAGCCAGAAGAGCATGTTCTCCTCGCTGAATTCGGTGCGCAGGAACTGGCGGAAGGAATTGCGTCCAGCCGGGCAGCTCATAAGCTTGTCGAAGGATTGGCCCCACGAGCGCACCTCCTCCAACGTGGGTTTGGGGCTGCAACAAAACAACACCATTGGTCACCGAGCTACCGCATGGCAAACGACGGGGTCAATTCCACCCACCAGTCTTCACAGTCGGAGGTCCCTTCCTTGACGTCGTACGATGCCTTCCGATTCCTTTCGTCTCCGTCTTCGTTCCTAAGAACAAGACAGAcacagtaagtactgtattacatTACTTCCTTTCTTCCCAGACTGTGCCCTCTAGTTGGTTGTTGGGGTCCGGCAGGGGGTTGCGGCAATGCCTGGGCGGTGGTGGGGGATGGCATAAGGGGATTCAGGAACCTACCAGGAACAGCTACAACAGCAGCACCAGCAGAAGCAACAGGCGTTGGATCCCCGCTGGTTGGCCTGGCCCAGCTGGCCCTGGTGGGCCGGTGCAGTCCCCCCCGCTGCCGATTCCTGCTGCACCGACATCTGCCTCTTTCGCATCTCCATCGGCTCTGATCCCATGGGCTGcgggcaggaaaaaaaagacaagtagTAGATG
The DNA window shown above is from Corythoichthys intestinalis isolate RoL2023-P3 chromosome 14, ASM3026506v1, whole genome shotgun sequence and carries:
- the rgs20 gene encoding regulator of G-protein signaling 20 isoform X1, giving the protein MVRPRVATGWEVRPTLVLRGIRRGRTLMLQRMQRLTRACRRGVGCAVNYNDRDEQEMVCLEPMGSEPMEMRKRQMSVQQESAAGGTAPAHQGQLGQANQRGSNACCFCWCCCCSCSWNEDGDERNRKASYDVKEGTSDCEDCPKPTLEEVRSWGQSFDKLMSCPAGRNSFRQFLRTEFSEENMLFWLACQEFAKESNKGSVEEKARVIYEDYISILSPKEVSLDSRVRESINRNMQEPTSHTFDDAQLQIYTLMQRDSYPRYMNSPAYKNLLNALSEQSPES
- the rgs20 gene encoding regulator of G-protein signaling 20 isoform X2 — protein: MGSEPMEMRKRQMSVQQESAAGGTAPAHQGQLGQANQRGSNACCFCWCCCCSCSWNEDGDERNRKASYDVKEGTSDCEDCPKPTLEEVRSWGQSFDKLMSCPAGRNSFRQFLRTEFSEENMLFWLACQEFAKESNKGSVEEKARVIYEDYISILSPKEVSLDSRVRESINRNMQEPTSHTFDDAQLQIYTLMQRDSYPRYMNSPAYKNLLNALSEQSPES